The following are encoded in a window of Amaranthus tricolor cultivar Red isolate AtriRed21 chromosome 2, ASM2621246v1, whole genome shotgun sequence genomic DNA:
- the LOC130806703 gene encoding S-type anion channel SLAH2-like, with the protein MENSEFPNSRKRIAAELPALCTVKSSEEIHIFDTIDGPNDNITVNQNQQLGLPTTGTQVISGHGLKNEGVHGSVSISMPPTPKTPKKVLFDESSETSNEPKYYSQPISRAATYVEGAQTQNQDSGQQARYPHLERLKDTRFDSFKTWSGKLERQISHIRGKPVEPQPEQRPKNLVEGDALPVDRYFDALDGPELDTLRPTEELMLPEDKPWPFLLRFPIASFGICLGVSSQAILWKTLANSPSISFLKVSPLVNLILWSISIALVVVVAIIYGLKLILYFEAVRREYYHPIRVNFFFAPFISLLFLSLGCPPSVTNDLHRALWYVLMFPFLCLELKIYGQWMSGGQRRLSKVANPVNHLSVVGNFVGALLGASMGLKEGPIFFFAVGLAHYTVLFVTLYQRLPTNKTLPKELHPVFFLFVAAPSVASVAWAKIQGSFDYGSRISYFIALFLLFSLAVRINFFRGFKFSIAWWAYTFPMTAAAISTIRYSNEVTNWVTKSLAIFLSTISTLIVTALLVTTLLHAFVFRDLFPNDIAIAICERSSKPRKRWFPLRHGSSDNNEIEQYLKFVNTDGTDLESSVNPSRTTHEKTDSEFN; encoded by the exons ATGGAGAATAGCGAGTTCCCGAATTCGAGAAAACGGATTGCTGCTGAGCTTCCAGCCTTGTGTACTGTGAAATCTTCTGAGGAGATTCATATATTTGATACTATTGATGGGCCCAATGACAACATCACAGTTAATCAGAATCAGCAACTTGGCTTACCTACTACA GGAACTCAAGTAATAAGTGGGCATGGGCTCAAGAATGAAGGTGTACATGGGTCTGTTTCAATTAGCATGCCACCAACTCCAAAGACCCCAAAAAaggttttgtttgatgaaagtTCTGAGACTTCAAATGAACCCAAATATTACTCTCAACCAATATCTAGAGCTGCAACATATGTTGAAGGTGCCCAAACACAAAACCAAGATTCAGGGCAACAAGCAAGATATCCCCATTTGGAACGTCTCAAAGATACGAGGTTTGATTCTTTCAAGACATGGTCTGGAAAACTTGAGAGGCAAATTTCCCATATACGAGGAAAACCTGTCGAACCACAGCCTGAACAAAGGCCTAAAAATCTTGTAGAAGGCGATGCACTGCCTGTGGACCGATATTTTGATGCATTAGATGGCCCAGAGTTGGACACTCTTCGT CCAACGGAGGAGTTGATGCTCCCAGAAGACAAGCCTTGGCCATTTCTTCTCCGGTTTCCTATCGCTTCGTTCGGTATATGTCTTGGTGTGAGTAGTCAAGCCATTTTATGGAAAACCCTAGCAAATTCACCCTCAATAAGTTTCCTCAAAGTTAGTCCTTTAGTAAACTTGATCTTATGGTCTATTTCCATTGCTTTGGTAGTAGTCGTTGCTATCATTTACGGGTTGAAGTTGATCTTATACTTTGAGGCAGTAAGACGCGAGTATTACCATCCGATCAGGGTGAATTTCTTCTTTGCTCCGTTTATATCCCTCCTTTTTCTGTCGCTTGGGTGCCCACCATCAGTTACTAATGACCTTCACCGAGCACTTTGGTATGTGCTTATGTTCCCATTTCTCTGCCTTGAGCTTAAAATCTATGGTCAGTGGATGTCCGGTGGGCAACGTAGACTGTCAAAAGTGGCTAATCCTGTGAACCATTTGTCTGTGGTCGGAAACTTTGTTGGTGCATTGTTGGGTGCATCGATGGGACTTAAAGAAGGACCGATTTTCTTCTTTGCAGTTGGTTTGGCTCATTATACCGTCTTGTTTGTGACTCTCTACCAACGACTTCCTACAAATAAGACCCTTCCCAAGGAACTCCACCCGGTGTTTTTCCTCTTTGTCGCGGCACCTAGTGTTGCGTCTGTGGCATGGGCTAAGATCCAAGGATCCTTCGATTATGGATCTCGAATCTCTTACTTCATTGCTTTGTTCCTCTTGTTCTCATTG GCTGTTCGAATCAATTTCTTTCGAGGATTCAAATTCTCGATAGCATGGTGGGCGTACACATTCCCTATGACAGCAGCAGCGATTTCGACTATCCGATACTCAAATGAAGTAACAAATTGGGTGACCAAAAGCTTAGCCATATTCCTATCTACAATCTCTACACTTATTGTTACAGCCTTGCTCGTTACGACCCTCCTACATGCCTTTGTCTTTCGCGATTTATTCCCTAATGACATTGCGATTGCTATCTGTGAACGGTCTTCTAAGCCGCGTAAGAGATGGTTTCCACTAAGACATGGTAGTTCAGACAACAATGAGATTGAGCAGTACTTGAAGTTTGTCAATACTGATGGTACTGACTTGGAATCTTCTGTGAATCCTTCTAGAACAACCCATGAGAAGACTGATTCTGAATTTAATTAA
- the LOC130805911 gene encoding probable membrane-associated kinase regulator 6 — MHKLNKSLSSVFGYILGMAVETSQPLSIESFSYSWLINLKPSLESVSESFRAAMDSSDESFFIEMDPNMPASKRFKKLNWDFDFNLPFSEQSTAAIVHADEIFCEGFLMPSRSKDYRDSSPCASPLSDFQNREAIVGDHRKFRCSSLRRCRSILSRKMFEKYLYFLFPLLGKIRSYRSKSKDRTANNRLWAVKNNRSCSPQASPRTSICSLPGDWRRSCDSESSIHEAVLHCKKSIGL, encoded by the coding sequence ATGCATAAATTGAATAAATCTCTATCCTCTGTATTTGGTTATATCTTGGGTATGGCTGTTGAAACATCCCAACCTCTTTCCATTGAGAGCTTCTCATACAGTTGGTTGATAAACCTGAAACCATCCCTTGAAAGCGTTAGTGAATCCTTCCGGGCTGCTATGGATTCATCCGATGAATCTTTCTTCATCGAGATGGATCCAAACATGCCAGCTTCAAAGAGGTTCAAGAAACTGAACTGGGATTTCGATTTCAATCTACCGTTTTCAGAGCAATCCACAGCTGCCATTGTACACGCCGATGAGATCTTTTGTGAGGGCTTTCTCATGCCCTCAAGGAGTAAAGATTACCGTGATTCAAGTCCGTGTGCTTCTCCTTTGTCTGATTTTCAAAACCGAGAAGCTATTGTAGGTGATCATCGAAAGTTCCGTTGCTCTTCCTTGAGAAGATGTCGGAGCATATTGTCTAGGAAAATGTTCGAAAAATACTTGTATTTTTTGTTCCCGTTACTGGGAAAAATAAGAAGCTACAGATCAAAGTCTAAAGATAGAACAGCAAATAACAGACTTTGGGCTGTGAAGAATAACAGGTCATGTTCACCTCAGGCATCTCCTCGAACAAGCATATGTTCTCTCCCCGGAGACTGGAGACGGTCTTGTGATTCCGAGAGCTCGATTCATGAGGCTGTTCTTCACTGCAAAAAATCCATCGGTTTGTAA